A single genomic interval of Polaribacter vadi harbors:
- a CDS encoding N-acetylglucosamine-6-phosphate deacetylase yields MSKNKTFKALDYRTNKPISVDVENGKICAISEIIETLDTNYFVAPGLVDLQINGFKGIDFNSLDLKITDVHEICNILLEKGITSFYPTVITNSSEAIELLLTTISTACNNSKKTDACIGGIHLEGPFISFQDGPRGAHSKDFVQAPDWNLFEKWQKAANGKIKIITLSPEWENSTEFIEKCIKSGVIVSIGHTAATTEQIQNAIKAGATMSTHLGNGCHAMLPRHKNYIFEQLASEKLWSTLIADGFHLPDSLLKIFLKTKPNKSILVSDATSFAGLPSGTYKSHIGGNVELNEDGKLCMQDNIDMLAGSAQSLLWCVNQLVKKQITSLQDTWNMASIKPTEALFGTSNNFLEVGYKADFVLFEKNINGIQIKQTIKDGEIVFSDLIKNS; encoded by the coding sequence ATGTCTAAAAATAAAACTTTTAAGGCATTAGATTATAGAACAAATAAACCAATTTCTGTTGATGTTGAAAATGGAAAAATTTGTGCTATATCTGAAATAATAGAAACTTTGGATACAAATTATTTTGTTGCTCCTGGTTTGGTAGATTTACAAATAAATGGCTTTAAAGGAATTGATTTTAATAGTTTAGATTTAAAAATTACTGATGTTCATGAAATTTGTAACATTCTTTTAGAAAAAGGAATTACAAGTTTTTATCCAACAGTAATCACAAATAGTTCAGAAGCTATAGAATTGCTTTTAACAACAATTTCAACTGCTTGTAACAATTCTAAAAAAACAGATGCTTGTATTGGCGGAATTCATTTAGAAGGACCATTTATCTCGTTTCAAGATGGACCAAGAGGTGCACACTCAAAAGATTTTGTTCAAGCTCCAGACTGGAATTTATTCGAAAAATGGCAAAAAGCAGCAAACGGAAAAATTAAAATAATTACGTTATCTCCAGAATGGGAAAATTCAACCGAATTTATTGAAAAATGTATAAAATCTGGTGTAATTGTTTCCATTGGTCATACAGCAGCAACTACAGAACAAATTCAAAATGCCATTAAAGCTGGTGCAACTATGTCCACACATTTAGGTAATGGTTGCCATGCAATGTTACCAAGACATAAAAATTATATTTTTGAGCAATTAGCATCAGAAAAATTGTGGTCTACACTAATTGCAGATGGATTTCATTTACCAGATTCATTATTAAAAATATTTTTAAAAACGAAACCCAATAAAAGTATTTTAGTTAGTGATGCAACTTCTTTTGCAGGGTTACCTTCTGGCACTTATAAAAGTCATATTGGTGGTAATGTTGAGTTAAATGAAGATGGAAAATTATGTATGCAAGATAATATAGATATGCTTGCAGGTTCAGCACAATCTTTACTTTGGTGTGTAAATCAGTTAGTAAAAAAACAAATAACGTCTTTACAAGATACATGGAATATGGCTTCCATAAAGCCAACTGAAGCACTTTTCGGAACTTCTAACAATTTTTTAGAAGTAGGTTACAAAGCAGATTTTGTTTTGTTTGAAAAGAACATAAACGGAATACAAATAAAGCAAACAATTAAAGATGGGGAAATTGTTTTTTCTGATCTTATTAAAAACTCTTAA
- a CDS encoding sodium:solute symporter family protein, translating to MELLDWIVLAFYFILLLSIGLWAYSKVKNSADFYTAGGKLPWWLSGVSHHVSGYSGAVFVAYAGIAYTHGFTLYVWWAFTVSIATLLAAFYIAPRWSRLRKFANIQSPTEYLLMRYDLKTQQLIAWVGSLIKVFDTGGKLAAIAILLNVFSGTSITFGILLVGIVSLIYITIGGLWADVWNDFAQFIVQLLAGITMFVVILLNTEDGFMSITTVWDKLPEGNSDFFNDPYTIAFAFAMLLINFFSYSGGTWNLATRFISSSSAKVAKKAGILSSILYLIWPLILLYPMFVAPLFLENLSDPTLSYGLMAKKFLPAGLLGLVLASMFANTLSMTSSDSNTISSVICRDILPNLFPKFRNLSQKKELRLARICTFCFTFITILVGLNASSFGGIFGLIVTWFAALLGPISVPMILGLLPAFKKSGSVAAISSIIGGLLVFVILKMIPEKPLSLEMGAPILASLIIFITVGFLSKKPVPERVTELHLNLKSKKDV from the coding sequence ATGGAATTACTAGATTGGATAGTTCTCGCATTTTACTTTATACTTTTATTATCTATAGGTTTGTGGGCATATTCCAAAGTAAAAAATTCGGCAGATTTTTATACAGCTGGTGGAAAATTACCTTGGTGGTTATCTGGTGTTTCTCACCATGTTTCTGGTTATAGTGGAGCCGTTTTTGTTGCTTACGCAGGTATTGCATATACCCATGGTTTTACACTTTATGTTTGGTGGGCTTTTACAGTTTCTATAGCAACATTATTAGCTGCTTTTTATATTGCTCCACGTTGGTCTAGACTAAGAAAATTTGCCAACATACAATCGCCTACAGAATATTTATTAATGCGTTATGATTTAAAAACACAACAATTAATTGCTTGGGTTGGTTCTTTAATTAAAGTTTTTGATACTGGTGGAAAATTGGCAGCTATCGCTATTTTACTAAATGTTTTTAGTGGAACTTCAATAACTTTCGGAATTTTACTAGTTGGAATTGTATCATTAATCTACATTACAATTGGTGGTTTATGGGCAGATGTTTGGAATGATTTTGCGCAATTTATCGTACAATTATTAGCAGGAATTACCATGTTTGTTGTTATTCTTTTAAATACAGAGGATGGTTTTATGAGTATTACAACTGTTTGGGATAAATTACCTGAAGGAAATTCAGACTTTTTTAATGATCCCTACACAATTGCTTTTGCATTTGCAATGTTGCTTATAAATTTCTTTAGTTATAGTGGTGGAACTTGGAATTTAGCAACGCGTTTTATTTCATCATCTTCTGCTAAGGTTGCTAAAAAAGCAGGTATTTTATCTTCTATATTGTATTTAATTTGGCCATTAATTTTATTATACCCAATGTTTGTGGCGCCATTATTTTTAGAAAATCTTTCAGATCCAACATTATCTTATGGTTTAATGGCTAAAAAGTTTTTACCTGCTGGTTTACTAGGGTTGGTTTTGGCTTCTATGTTTGCAAATACACTTTCGATGACCTCATCAGATTCTAACACAATTTCGTCTGTTATTTGTAGAGATATATTACCGAATTTATTTCCGAAGTTTAGAAATTTATCACAAAAAAAAGAATTACGTTTGGCGAGAATCTGTACATTTTGTTTCACTTTTATAACGATTCTTGTCGGATTGAATGCAAGTAGTTTTGGCGGAATTTTCGGTTTAATTGTTACTTGGTTTGCAGCTTTATTAGGTCCAATTTCTGTACCAATGATTTTAGGGTTACTACCAGCTTTCAAAAAAAGCGGAAGTGTTGCTGCCATAAGTTCTATAATTGGTGGTTTACTTGTTTTCGTTATTTTAAAAATGATTCCAGAAAAGCCGCTTTCCTTAGAAATGGGCGCACCAATTTTAGCTTCATTAATTATATTTATAACTGTAGGTTTTCTAAGTAAAAAACCTGTTCCAGAGAGAGTAACAGAATTACATTTAAACTTAAAAAGTAAAAAAGATGTCTAA
- a CDS encoding LacI family DNA-binding transcriptional regulator, with amino-acid sequence MKNRVTLKDLAKELKLSPSTISRAIGGHPAISDATKKRVKKKAEELGFTPNSIAASFRNKKTRSIGIIVPRIDIHFHSLVISGIEDFAYKNDYNVTIFQSKDSLKREKEITKILQTRMVDGIIGCLSIETENCDHFKKFNKLGVPLVFYDRVPTDFDANKIVINDFESAYTATKHLIKSGCKKIGHIAGSQKTSIFKARLEGYKAALKKYKIPLDESLIMYTKNLSYDEGVSSAKKYLNLPELPDGIFCANDYSAVSVIQVFRKANIKIPEQVAIVGFSNYPISRIIEPNLTTINDRAFQMGESSTKLLIRKIEDENDIIDSEIITLKTELIIRESSKLNA; translated from the coding sequence ATGAAAAATAGAGTTACCTTAAAAGATTTAGCGAAAGAACTTAAATTATCTCCTTCTACAATTTCGAGAGCTATAGGAGGGCATCCTGCAATAAGTGATGCTACCAAAAAAAGAGTCAAGAAAAAAGCAGAAGAATTAGGTTTTACACCAAACTCAATTGCTGCAAGTTTTAGAAATAAAAAAACACGTTCTATTGGTATTATTGTTCCAAGAATTGATATTCATTTTCACTCTTTGGTCATTAGCGGAATTGAAGATTTTGCTTATAAAAACGATTATAATGTTACTATTTTTCAATCTAAAGATTCTTTAAAAAGAGAAAAAGAGATTACAAAAATATTACAAACAAGAATGGTTGATGGAATTATAGGCTGTTTAAGTATTGAAACAGAAAATTGTGATCATTTTAAAAAATTTAACAAGTTGGGTGTTCCCCTTGTTTTTTATGATCGAGTTCCCACAGATTTTGATGCAAACAAGATTGTTATTAATGATTTTGAATCTGCATATACTGCCACAAAACATCTAATAAAAAGTGGTTGTAAAAAAATTGGACACATTGCTGGAAGTCAAAAAACCAGTATTTTTAAAGCTCGTTTAGAAGGGTATAAGGCTGCTTTAAAAAAATATAAAATTCCTTTGGATGAATCCTTAATTATGTACACCAAAAATTTAAGTTATGATGAAGGTGTTTCTAGTGCAAAAAAATATTTAAATCTACCAGAATTACCTGATGGAATTTTTTGTGCCAACGATTATTCTGCAGTGAGTGTTATTCAGGTTTTTAGAAAAGCAAACATAAAAATTCCGGAACAAGTAGCTATTGTTGGTTTTAGTAATTACCCAATTTCTAGAATTATTGAACCGAATTTAACAACAATTAATGATCGTGCTTTTCAAATGGGGGAATCTTCTACAAAGCTACTTATCAGAAAAATTGAAGATGAAAATGATATTATAGATTCTGAAATTATTACCCTTAAAACTGAGCTAATTATTAGAGAATCTTCTAAACTAAATGCTTAA
- a CDS encoding family 20 glycosylhydrolase: protein MNIKSILNFLLIINLIIVSSIETSAQKNENNFDVKGFHLDLRIQVMTPNALKEFATELSKMGMNTLVLEWEGTYPFENHVAISNEYSYTRAEIKDFIAHCKTLNIDVIPLQQTLGHVEYILRNPRYSNLKEDRKDISQLCPMEVADNKELFAELFRDLASTHPSEYIHIGGDETYLLGHDEKCKKKVEEEGKSKLFVDHMKMITELVIAAGKKPVMWADIILKHPEAASELPKETIFVDWNYGWRINHFGDVPELQKKGFTFWGSPSIRSHPDNWYVTDWTTHFKNQKEFIPYAREANYKGIVMTSWSTTGVYGFTWDVNYDVIDMEQIRNTYPLSGFRILIASYADALASKTPIEAKEFVLKYGKSQFGLNENEAQSLSNFIFAKPELITNGKPEKSKNVAQMLADFGKIRNALCAVNPTKNKKEFEHFKLMADLRMHYLDFKEVVEALNSVNFKQSQTTTLVDKLDEILKDAKKLNKRFTKLNKGFLYDSELKNQNELRIQPVKVLYNRLVKIK, encoded by the coding sequence ATGAACATTAAATCCATTCTAAACTTCCTATTAATCATAAATTTAATCATAGTAAGTTCTATAGAAACTTCTGCTCAAAAAAATGAAAATAATTTTGATGTAAAAGGGTTTCATTTAGATTTAAGAATTCAAGTAATGACGCCAAATGCATTAAAAGAATTTGCTACAGAACTTTCTAAAATGGGCATGAATACATTAGTTTTAGAATGGGAAGGAACGTATCCTTTTGAAAATCATGTCGCAATTTCTAACGAATATTCTTACACAAGAGCAGAAATAAAAGATTTTATTGCACACTGTAAAACCTTAAATATTGATGTAATTCCACTGCAACAAACATTAGGACATGTGGAATATATTTTACGAAATCCAAGATATAGTAACTTAAAGGAAGACAGAAAAGATATTTCTCAATTGTGCCCAATGGAAGTTGCAGACAATAAAGAATTATTTGCAGAATTATTTAGAGATTTAGCTTCAACACATCCATCAGAATATATTCATATTGGTGGAGATGAAACTTACCTTTTAGGGCATGATGAAAAATGCAAGAAAAAAGTTGAAGAGGAAGGAAAATCAAAATTATTTGTAGATCACATGAAAATGATTACTGAATTGGTCATTGCAGCAGGAAAAAAACCTGTAATGTGGGCAGATATTATTTTAAAACATCCAGAAGCAGCATCAGAATTACCTAAAGAAACCATTTTTGTAGATTGGAATTATGGTTGGAGAATTAATCATTTTGGTGATGTTCCAGAACTTCAGAAAAAAGGATTTACTTTTTGGGGTTCACCATCTATTAGAAGTCATCCAGATAATTGGTATGTTACAGACTGGACCACACATTTTAAGAACCAAAAGGAGTTTATTCCATACGCAAGAGAAGCAAATTACAAAGGAATTGTTATGACATCTTGGTCTACAACTGGCGTTTATGGTTTTACTTGGGATGTAAACTATGATGTAATTGATATGGAACAAATTAGAAATACATATCCACTTTCTGGTTTCCGAATTTTAATTGCCAGCTATGCAGATGCGTTAGCAAGTAAAACACCAATTGAAGCGAAAGAATTTGTTTTAAAGTATGGGAAAAGTCAATTTGGTTTAAACGAAAATGAAGCTCAAAGTTTATCTAATTTTATATTTGCTAAACCTGAATTAATTACAAACGGAAAACCAGAAAAAAGCAAAAATGTTGCTCAAATGTTAGCTGATTTTGGTAAAATTAGAAATGCTTTATGTGCTGTAAATCCTACTAAAAATAAAAAAGAATTTGAACATTTTAAATTAATGGCAGATTTAAGAATGCATTATTTAGATTTTAAAGAAGTAGTGGAAGCACTTAATTCTGTAAACTTTAAACAGTCTCAAACTACTACCCTAGTTGATAAATTAGACGAAATCTTAAAAGATGCTAAAAAACTAAATAAAAGATTTACTAAATTAAACAAAGGTTTTTTATATGATTCTGAATTGAAAAACCAAAATGAGTTGAGAATTCAGCCTGTAAAAGTTTTATACAATCGTTTGGTAAAAATAAAATAA
- a CDS encoding glucosamine-6-phosphate deaminase, translating into MIKFNQNITVSSDKVKTGNTAGKAVEDCIVRLLQTKKEVRIIFAAAPSQNSMLNYLTNSKLIDWSKIVAFHMDEYIGLKENAPELFSTYLENHLFSKVTVKQKNTINVHNGIAEELERYEKLLSEEKIDIVCLGIGENGHIAFNDPPVADFNDPKVIKVVELDEACRTQQVNDACFDTFDDVPEKAITLTIPTLMNADHLFCVVLGTKKSEAVKNTLSGVISTACPASILTTHPDCKFYFDEKAFSKNKEITKAL; encoded by the coding sequence ATGATAAAATTTAATCAGAACATTACTGTCTCTTCTGATAAAGTAAAAACAGGAAACACAGCAGGAAAAGCTGTAGAAGACTGTATTGTAAGATTACTACAAACAAAAAAGGAGGTAAGAATTATTTTTGCAGCAGCACCTTCTCAAAATTCAATGCTAAACTATTTAACCAATTCTAAATTAATAGATTGGAGCAAAATAGTAGCATTTCATATGGATGAATATATTGGATTAAAAGAAAATGCTCCAGAATTATTTTCTACGTATTTAGAAAATCATTTGTTCTCGAAAGTTACAGTAAAACAGAAAAACACTATTAATGTTCACAATGGTATCGCTGAAGAATTAGAAAGGTATGAAAAGCTTTTATCCGAAGAAAAAATAGACATTGTTTGTTTAGGAATTGGCGAAAACGGACATATTGCCTTTAACGATCCACCAGTTGCAGATTTTAACGACCCAAAAGTTATTAAGGTTGTAGAATTAGATGAAGCATGTAGAACTCAACAAGTAAATGATGCTTGTTTTGATACATTTGATGATGTTCCTGAAAAAGCAATTACATTAACAATACCAACTTTAATGAATGCAGATCACTTATTTTGTGTAGTTTTAGGTACTAAAAAAAGTGAAGCAGTAAAAAATACACTTTCAGGCGTAATTTCTACAGCTTGTCCTGCTTCAATATTAACAACACATCCTGATTGTAAATTTTATTTTGATGAGAAAGCATTCTCAAAAAATAAAGAAATCACGAAAGCACTTTAA
- a CDS encoding glycoside hydrolase family 16 protein gives MKKSLSILLYSFFILILINSCAKNSEVQDNPVEPETRIIDFSGYEWVVRTSDETKQGPGPNLFSDSEENVWVDDQGRLHLKVVQDGGNWYCSGVTLRKTFGYKKYVVYVASDVEALDENVVAGIFTYKNDEEEIDIEFSKWSKSNNENSQFAVQPSHLTGNKTRFDLNLNTDLSTHFFDWKADKIEFGSYQGHTLTPESKDVINTWTYTGSNIPPENEERFKINLWLFRGSAPSDNKSAEMIIDRIEIL, from the coding sequence ATGAAAAAATCTCTATCCATTCTATTGTATTCTTTTTTTATACTGATTTTAATAAATTCATGTGCGAAAAATTCAGAAGTACAAGATAATCCTGTAGAACCAGAAACTAGAATTATAGACTTCTCTGGTTATGAATGGGTTGTAAGAACTTCAGATGAAACAAAACAAGGGCCTGGACCCAATTTGTTTTCAGATTCAGAAGAAAATGTTTGGGTAGATGATCAAGGAAGATTACATCTAAAAGTAGTACAAGATGGTGGTAATTGGTATTGTTCTGGTGTAACTTTAAGAAAAACATTTGGATACAAAAAATATGTAGTTTATGTAGCAAGTGATGTTGAAGCATTAGATGAAAATGTTGTTGCAGGAATATTTACTTATAAAAATGATGAAGAAGAAATTGATATTGAGTTTTCTAAATGGTCAAAATCAAATAATGAAAATTCTCAATTTGCAGTTCAGCCTTCTCACTTAACTGGAAATAAAACCAGATTTGATCTCAACTTAAATACTGATCTATCCACACATTTTTTTGATTGGAAAGCAGATAAAATTGAGTTTGGTAGTTATCAAGGTCATACATTAACTCCAGAATCTAAAGATGTAATAAATACTTGGACATATACAGGAAGTAATATTCCACCAGAAAACGAAGAACGTTTTAAAATAAACTTATGGTTGTTCAGAGGAAGTGCACCATCAGATAATAAATCAGCAGAAATGATTATTGATCGTATAGAAATTTTATAA
- a CDS encoding CBM96 family carbohydrate-binding protein, which produces MKNNKTLLYLTIGIFFSVVLSTFFSCEVQEDFSYKKSNSNTPLTINAWEFIQQNDSLALLEEAITLTGIQSFYEAAEKKTFIAPTNEAFKNYLANNSYQDLSEVPVPILRNALKYHIVNAVVSFDDPNISERNNPLPYTSENGQTVFLSRTSGYTGLINEGTNKQWTIITSNIKPTNGVVHILDDIIFFSARLTPASPDPDIVRDTIYPIADSYVNGGGSSGRNYGSEDRIKVKSASNKDYLRKGFLMFNLKDFTKEGVIVEMNLELNVKFTAAKGIDFDILAVQDTTWTESGITFDNAPFPTTDPIASITTSKISAFQFDILDYYKDLTHNGKVAFMLDQENLKDETDEFWTKENTGGNLPSMLIARFATGNTTLVIERNTGFTVNSGEAYALNSNVLEVSGATAADISFTIQQAPQNGWFIRGASVLQAGESFTQEDVDVMNVVYINNGNGTDDKITVTTKDKAGASLPAFDINITVQ; this is translated from the coding sequence ATGAAAAATAATAAAACATTACTGTATCTCACAATTGGAATCTTCTTTTCAGTTGTATTAAGTACTTTTTTTAGTTGTGAAGTTCAAGAAGATTTTTCTTATAAAAAGTCCAATTCAAATACTCCATTAACTATAAACGCTTGGGAGTTTATTCAACAAAACGATTCTTTAGCATTGCTAGAAGAAGCAATAACACTAACTGGTATACAAAGTTTTTATGAAGCTGCAGAAAAAAAGACATTTATTGCACCAACAAATGAAGCTTTTAAAAATTATTTAGCAAATAATTCGTATCAAGATTTATCAGAAGTTCCAGTTCCAATTTTAAGAAACGCATTAAAATATCATATTGTAAATGCAGTCGTTTCTTTTGATGATCCTAATATTTCTGAAAGAAACAATCCTTTACCTTACACTAGTGAAAATGGACAAACTGTTTTCTTATCGAGAACAAGTGGTTATACAGGATTAATAAACGAAGGAACTAATAAGCAATGGACAATCATAACATCTAACATAAAACCTACAAATGGTGTTGTTCATATTTTAGATGATATAATTTTCTTTTCTGCACGTTTAACACCAGCTTCTCCAGATCCAGATATTGTTAGAGATACAATTTATCCAATTGCAGATTCATATGTAAATGGTGGTGGTAGTTCTGGTAGAAATTATGGATCAGAAGATCGTATTAAAGTAAAAAGTGCATCAAATAAAGATTATTTAAGAAAAGGTTTTTTAATGTTTAATCTAAAAGATTTTACAAAAGAAGGCGTAATTGTTGAAATGAATTTAGAGCTAAACGTAAAATTTACGGCTGCAAAAGGTATTGATTTTGATATTTTAGCAGTGCAAGATACTACTTGGACAGAATCTGGAATTACGTTTGATAATGCACCTTTCCCAACCACAGATCCAATTGCTTCAATAACTACATCAAAAATCTCTGCTTTTCAATTTGATATTCTAGATTACTATAAAGATTTAACTCATAATGGAAAAGTTGCATTTATGTTAGATCAAGAAAATCTAAAAGATGAAACAGATGAATTCTGGACAAAAGAAAATACAGGAGGTAATTTGCCATCTATGTTAATTGCACGTTTTGCTACAGGAAATACAACATTAGTTATTGAAAGAAATACTGGTTTTACAGTTAATAGTGGAGAAGCGTACGCTTTAAATAGTAATGTTTTAGAAGTTTCTGGAGCAACAGCTGCAGACATTAGTTTTACCATTCAACAAGCACCACAAAATGGTTGGTTTATTAGAGGAGCAAGTGTATTACAGGCTGGTGAATCATTTACGCAAGAAGATGTAGACGTTATGAATGTTGTATATATTAACAATGGTAATGGTACAGACGATAAAATTACTGTAACAACTAAAGATAAAGCTGGTGCAAGCTTACCTGCTTTTGATATTAACATAACAGTACAATAA
- a CDS encoding RagB/SusD family nutrient uptake outer membrane protein translates to MKNIKNIKPILLSGLLMLIFFSCSDILEKDPVSSFSGQGFYKNSSDAQSGVYGIYDAAQSTFRVNFSYWGEGRADAVNTNHAGDPLALQQNTLNQSITSARWNSIYETVSRANYAIKYVPTVFETESEFSLQLIAQARALRALSYFYAVRVWGDVPLITEPYESVDQEFFISKTDKEVVLDQIVEDLIFASENCRVTFSSDSSRILFTQGAAHALLTQVYMWRNQYDAAIESSEKVLDNSLYSLVSINDWSRIFTSGYSNESIFEVGYNEVQTNALRVLYAIGADSDYFPSEKFKNSFETGDLRKDLIYDTTDADPRKIWKFFGQGFNDESADPSGNNIVLIRLADIMLLKAEAHNKLGDTTEALRLLNLIRDRAGLPALTLASATTLYGDLESAILHERSIELSFEGHRWFDLVRTGKAINTMNPINGLSDPENLVWPIHEDAINRNPNLIQNQFYR, encoded by the coding sequence ATGAAAAATATAAAAAATATAAAACCAATTTTATTAAGTGGATTATTAATGCTGATATTCTTCTCTTGTTCAGATATTTTAGAGAAAGATCCAGTAAGTAGCTTTTCAGGGCAAGGATTTTACAAAAACTCAAGCGATGCACAATCGGGTGTTTATGGAATTTATGATGCAGCACAATCTACATTTCGAGTTAACTTTTCTTATTGGGGAGAAGGTAGAGCAGATGCAGTAAATACAAACCATGCTGGAGATCCTTTAGCATTACAACAAAACACTTTAAACCAAAGTATAACTTCTGCAAGATGGAATAGCATTTACGAAACAGTTAGTCGTGCTAATTATGCTATTAAATACGTACCAACTGTTTTTGAAACAGAAAGTGAATTTAGCTTACAGTTAATTGCACAAGCTAGAGCACTTCGCGCATTATCTTATTTTTATGCAGTTAGAGTTTGGGGAGATGTTCCTTTAATTACAGAACCTTATGAAAGTGTTGACCAAGAATTCTTTATTTCTAAAACAGATAAAGAGGTTGTACTTGATCAAATTGTTGAAGATTTAATTTTTGCATCAGAAAACTGTAGAGTAACTTTTTCTAGTGATAGTTCTAGAATTCTTTTTACACAAGGTGCAGCACATGCTTTATTAACGCAAGTATATATGTGGAGAAATCAGTATGATGCAGCCATAGAATCTTCAGAAAAAGTATTAGATAACAGTTTATACTCTTTAGTTTCTATAAATGATTGGTCTAGAATTTTTACATCAGGTTATTCTAACGAAAGTATTTTCGAAGTAGGTTATAACGAAGTACAAACAAATGCATTAAGAGTTTTATATGCTATTGGAGCTGATAGTGATTATTTTCCAAGCGAAAAATTCAAAAATTCTTTTGAAACTGGAGATTTAAGAAAAGATCTTATTTATGATACAACAGATGCAGATCCAAGAAAAATATGGAAATTTTTCGGACAAGGTTTTAATGACGAAAGTGCAGATCCTTCAGGAAACAATATTGTTTTGATACGTTTAGCAGATATTATGTTGCTAAAAGCAGAAGCTCATAACAAATTAGGAGACACAACTGAAGCTTTAAGATTATTAAACTTGATAAGAGATAGAGCAGGTCTTCCAGCTTTAACATTAGCATCAGCAACTACTTTATATGGAGATTTAGAATCTGCAATACTGCATGAACGTTCAATAGAATTATCTTTTGAAGGACATAGATGGTTCGATTTGGTAAGAACAGGTAAAGCTATAAATACTATGAACCCTATAAATGGTTTGAGCGATCCAGAAAATTTGGTTTGGCCAATTCATGAAGACGCTATTAATAGAAACCCTAATTTGATACAAAATCAATTTTACAGGTAA